In Puntigrus tetrazona isolate hp1 chromosome 15, ASM1883169v1, whole genome shotgun sequence, the DNA window gactgGATATCCGAACTTTTCTGGGAAAGTATAGTTCTGCCACACCAACGATCCGCTCAGAAACAGTGCAGTTTCCGCATTGCCTAACTTTTTCAGTCTTTTAACGCAGTTGTTGTTCAGATTTTCTATAATAACACAAAGTCTTTCAGCCTTTCCAACGAAGACCCGACAGCCTGATTACAAAGGCCTCGCGAGTTCTGAACTGCTAGTGTGTCTCGGGCCTCAAGCACTTCCTCTTTTATGAGGTACCGCTCTGCATTAGGAGGAAATGAAGCAAGCAGGAATGGGAAGTGAAACTGACCGATTGTGACATTAATGAAAACATGCGCCGTTTTTTGCTGTCGTAAGGTCCTGCGCTGTCTAAATTTACATGCTGTTGCAGTTCTGACCTTCCTGGGGgaaattataaacataataaaacacggaaaatgtattaatctcGAGACATCTGAAAGGCCTCATGGGATGGCTGATGAGGGGATTccccaaaaataatattttaccacCAACTGTGGTACGTATTAAACGGGAACGCTTATGTACTGCGCAGCTAGCAGTTAAATCTACCGtatcaaaaacttttatttcaatatgAATGAACGCCTGAAGCGTGCTGTTTGCTATTTCAGCTTCCTGCTTGAAATCCTGTTTACTAGCGTCTATGAGATATTTAGCCAAATCGGAATTAACGTTTGACTCTACTGACCTCTGCTGGCTGTTCGGATGTATGCGCCTCCAAAGTTTTTAAAGGTACAGTCGcgtattctttctttcttgaaaATGCGACGCATATCATAAAAGCAGCCCCAGTCATCTGACTCAGTGCTGACTGAAAGCTTGTAACACCACCTGAACCAAAAGTCTAGtctatatataatgtattcaaAACCTTTATTTCGAAGAAATTAATAGCTTTATTCAACGTGGAcccattcaattgatcaaaagtaacaccAGGGACATTTGTGATGTAACGCgggctttatattttaaatagattatgTTCATTGGACCTTctgtttatcaaagaatcctgaagaagaagaaaagtatCGTGATTTGCGCAAAATTGTAAGCATTGTGGGAAGAAATGTTCCTCAAACAGAGTAGCGatggtgaaaattcagctttgcatcactgaAATATAGATCtagtagaaaaaaaagagacatttgaaattaaaatactaaataattatatatttttatagtctacgaatttagatagatagatagatagatagatagatagatagatagatagatagatagatagatagatagatagataataattgattagattataaaaagtaacacatataatgtgacaacttgccccaatCTTTGAGACTGATGTCCTAAGAACATAAAACAATCTTGCTTCAGTCGTTTTGCAATGTAGTGGATAATAATTAATACggcttttaaactttaatattttttggagtTATGTGTCCTCATACTTACcttttaccacaaaaaaaaaaaaaatcttaagtaCCTGCTTAAATCCGAACACTACTACTAGACGATTTATGCACTGCTGCACACGAAACAGTCAGTGAGTTGATTCTTTCACACGAGAACGCTCGATCCCAACAAGTTGCaagtgtttctttctctctcccattGTCTTACAGTAGCCAGGTTGAGCTCCCCACCCCCAGCTCTTTCCGCTCACGGATTCCTTTCTACACAAGAGCCTGGAGAGCATATGTTTGACCCACAGTCCCAGTGAATGTGGCCATCTGCTCGGGATTCCATATGATCCGGGCCCTGTGTGAGAATGCGCCTGGCTTTGTAAAAACTCACTAGGCGATGTGGGAGAATCTTCCCCGCACACAATAGAGAACAGTAAGACAGTTTTAACCCTTTCCCTGGTTCGCCTCTCTCAAAGGACGCCTCCCCGGACCATTGTCCTCCCTGACAAGTGAATAGTGAACAGAATCAGTTTCTTGTTACTTAACTGTCAAAAGCTTTCGTGGGATTCGGTTTCAACTCTACATAACACCAAAAGGACCCTCATTTGGAAGTAAATATGTCACTTTAGTGTAGAGACACAGATCATAAATATATGCTATGAAACTATATTTATGAagctgtaagtgtgtgtgtgtatatatatataaaaaatgaaaatcacccACAACCTGTTAATACATAGAGGGATAAGCAAATGGGGGGTTAACCAGAAAAAACAAAGGACTTTTTCCTCATTTCCATACTAGATGTGATCTACTTCCACCTCCCCCAACCACAAGAAACAATAAATGAAGGACGAAGCAACCCACAGCACTGATAAGATACTAGaatcaaaagcacaatttagcAAATCAAGTCATAGCGTATGACTATGGATGaataatgcaagaaaaaaaaaaaaaaaaaaaaaaaaaaaaaaaaatcactgcagaAATGTTTAGCTCACTGCGCACcaaaacaactgaaatgattACGTGTTTAACGGAAATTAAAAGTTGGGAGCTTTTGCATTTGCAAAGTTAATTTTGTAAATGAGTGCTTTCGGcatattgaaagaaaaaaaataaataaaaaaaaataaaagtatatttttccATCTGAACATCAATTTGGCCCATGGTCGACTCATGAATGGACAAACGCTCTTGcagatttgaaattaaaatcaaatcattgtTCACCAGATTGATTTTTGGACGAACCACCCATTGAAGAGAATCACAGGGAGTCAATGTTCAACAACAAGGGTTTATTTTCAGTACAAAAATGAGAGGGGCAGCAGGGAgaagaaaaatcaatatattaaacTTAATACAAACGTTatcaaaaaacaatgttttctataaatacaataaaataaataaaaagaaaaaaaaaaaaaaaaaaaaaagaggaaattaaGTTACTTGAAACTCTCCATCATGTAACAAAGCCAACAAGGGCATCTCAGACaaacagatgcaaaaaaaaaaaaaaaaaaaaaaaagggacccATCAGAACCAGctattaaaaagaagaaaaaaaaaaaaaaaaaaaaaaaaaaaaccaaacacaagGCCACTAAAGGCTCATACAGTAATAAATTGATTTGCCTAAACTCACAATAACAGCTACACAACCAAAAACTATGACACAGGCAACTCATTCCAAGTAAAGCTCCAACTGTGCACTTCCAGAGGCCTGCGTACGGATCCTCTGAAACTTAAAGCAAAAGGTCTGGGAACGAACCAAACGCtgatctcaaaaaaaaaaaaaaaaaaaaggagctgGAAGAATGATATTGTAGACTAACACAAATTCAATTCTAACATCAGAAACAGTCGGTTTACAGTGGCAGTATACAAACTGTgggggagggaaaaaaaattggtCTTTAGTTAGAACAAGTACAATAAATCTCTCAAATATTGAAAAAGACCTTGTCATAACCTCTCTTTGGCTATTTCGGTACAATAATTCTGTAAATAGCTGATTGCTAAATGCATCTTAAAAGTTAACAGCTTCACGTGTTACCAAACAACACCGATGCCAGAACTTTTCAAGTCAATCCCCCCCAACTTGTCTTTTCGGtcatcagaaaataaaacatggaGAATGGCTCCACCTAAAAAGCACATGAAACCCCACTTAAAGAATCATTTCAACATTCAGTACCTTCAAACAGCATGTTTCACTCTGAGCTCAACTAAAATGTCAAGTATCGGCCGTATAATACAGTAGGTATACCACAGTATACAGTTCATTCCCCGAGAGGAGCGACAGTCTACAGGAAGAAGCTTGTGCCGGAGTTGCTGCCTTCGTTGTAGACGCCGTCGTCGGGCACCGAAAGCTGGCTGAAGATGGGAAGCCTGCGCCCGCTGGCTTCTGGTCCGAACGACGACTCAGAGCCGCTCATGCTGCAGGAAGAACTGCAGCTGCCACCCTCGTGGTCTGAGAGAGAGGTGCGGGATAGGCTTCGGACGCCTAGGGAAGCCCCTCCGGTGGGACTCTGTCGAAGGCAGGCCTCGGGTGGGATGGGGCGAGCTGGGTGGGTGATAAAGTGGGCGTCAGTCCCGAGTGAGAGTAGCCAGAGTCGGGAGAGGGCAGGAATTGAGGCTGCAGCTCTCGGGCCTGGTCCAGAAGGGCGTTTGGGTCTATATCGGGAAAGGCCAGGGAGAGAAGATCGGACATGGCGGTAGACGTCGGCGTCGAAACCGAAGGCGCTCGTAGAAACGCTGAGGGCGCTAGAGGGGCTTCTACAAGTTGGGGTGTTGTCGGGAACCCGGAGAAGCTGAAGCTCTGCTTCAGGAGTGGAGGCCTTTGGACGGCGGGGTTGGAGGTCTGGGGTCGGGATTGAACCTGATCGTCTTCGGCGTTGTGCACGAAATGGCAACGGATGCCGTAGGGGCAGAAGCCAATGGAGTGGAAAGTGCGGCAGGGCTCGGTCTTGTATTTCGGGTGACGGTTGAGGTCTCGCAGCTCTTCGGGGCCGTGGGCGAACTGACACTTGCCGCCGTACTTGCACACGCCTCTTTCGGCGAATGTGCGGCACAGCTCGGTCTTGTAGCGCGACGAGGTCACCGAAGACGTGGAGCCGGAGAGGGAAACGGCACCGGACGTGACCGGGGATTGCTTTAAATGCCCGGATTCTGCAGAAGACCAACCCAGGCTTCCAGTGTTGCCCTCCACCATGCTAACGGAGCGCTCGGACCAAAAGGACATCTTGGTCCACTTTGACTGTGATGAGATTTTCTGGGGGCCCCAGCAGTTCGAGTTCATGGTCCCGCTCTCGATGCTGTCAATAGAAAGTCCTGAGCCGGTGGAGGAAACTGGGCTGTCGGGCTTCCTGTATCCAACAGCAGCTGCGTGCGAGGGTTTCATCGGCTCTCGAAGATCAAGATTTAAAAGGTGCTGCAGGGAAAAGAACGAAAAGATTAGAAATCTAGAAGCGAAGCTTTTCTTGCAAATTCAGTCAGCAAATCTGGGCTTTGAAAAAGA includes these proteins:
- the zgc:114130 gene encoding LOW QUALITY PROTEIN: mRNA decay activator protein ZFP36L1 (The sequence of the model RefSeq protein was modified relative to this genomic sequence to represent the inferred CDS: inserted 1 base in 1 codon) — translated: MPSYALNQFIDLDDVLCKHLLNLDLREPMKPSHAAAVGYRKPDSPVSSTGSGLSIDSIESGTMNSNCWGPQKISSQSKWTKMSFWSERSVSMVEGNTGSLGWSSAESGHLKQSPVTSGAVSLSGSTSSVTSSRYKTELCRTFAERGVCKYGGKCQFAHGPEELRDLNRHPKYKTEPCRTFHSIGFCPYGIRCHFVHNAEDDQVQSRPQTSNPAVQRPPLLKQSFSFSGFPTTPQLVEAPLAPSAFLRAPSVSTPTSTAMSDLLSLAFPDIDPNALLDQARELQPQFLPSPDSGYSHSGLTPTLSPTQLAPXPPEACLRQSPTGGASLGVRSLSRTSLSDHEGGSCSSSCSMSGSESSFGPEASGRRLPIFSQLSVPDDGVYNEGSNSGTSFFL